TAAAAGTAATCTTCAACATGTAATGAATAACATTAGAACCGGCCCAACACCAATCACAAGGGACTAGACTGTAGGGGTTTAAAAATAATTAGATCGAATTCTAATGTTATTCATTACATGTTGAAGattacttttaaattttataactcCCTTGTTAAGTTATCCTACTTAGTTGCCCACATAGAAACTTCAGAGATTGCTTGAATTCGACAAATTCATGTCTATACATACCACTGTAAGATATTTAGTTTTCCCTCAGCCAGCAGTGGTCTGAGTCACTTTATGGATAGGAAGTTCAGAATTGGAGATGTGATGAAATACTGTACTTTCACTATTTGAGATATAAAAAGTTTTAAGATTTtatttgaaaaattatcttgacccaTAAAATGATATTATAACTTTTCAAGCCTGCAAGAAGCTCCTTTCATGTATCTGGACCTTAATAACATGAATGCATATACCCTGTCAATTGGATTTTATAGTTGGCTGCATTGTGGTTCTGGTTTAACTGCTGCTAGCATGGGGCCTTTGCTTTTGACATTCCTCATGCCTCCCTTCTTTGCAAATTTGTCATGGTTTATTCTAGGGCTTTAGTCGGGATATGTTTTTTgatgataaataatttatttcaagGATTTTCATAGTTgctctcttaaaaattttattggtGCTTTTGTTGGCTTAAAGCATTTTTCTAAGAAAGAAAATCTATATGATTGCCTAATATGCTGCAAATAATTCATTCTGTGAAGTGAAATATTTGGTTTCTGATCGTTGTTTAATTATCTTGATACTAGTTTGTGGGACTGCTAAGTTCATTAGATTCTTATAGGATTTTTATCTGGATACATGTATTTGTGCAGGCAGGGTGATTCCAGAAAGTGTAATCTACAGTTATGGAACAATTCTTTTGGATCTTTTGAGTGGGAAACATATTCCTCCTAGTCATGTATGTTTCAAGTCACCAAAACTTTGGTAGTTCTTTTATTCTTTGAAAATTTGAATCACATGATGTTCATGATATTATTGCTATTCCTTCATCATTTGTCTTTTACAAAGAGCATAGACAAGGGAACAAACTAAAAACTTTGTTCTCTAGCTAGTGATCCTGGAAGATATGCTTGAAAACTTGTAGTGCTCTTGATATATGCTGAGACTGACCTTGCTGGTTTTTAGTTCTGTATCAAGTTTTTTTATCACTTAATCTGGTCCAAATCAGCATCTTAGAATTGTCTCTGAATTCTTTTTATCTTGATGAGTTAAAGTTAGTCCTTAATATTTACTGATTTTCTGCAAGATGGttggtttctttttttgtttgttgTTGTCATAATTAGGAACTGGAATGCTTTAAACTGTTGGTGCATTTTGACTTTTGATTCAGTGGTAGTAAGTTTTTGTTATATTTGTTCTGTTAGCACTTTTTTTCTGGTAATCACATGTTCAAAATTAATATACATACTCGTTTCTTCTTGTAATGATCATAAACATTGTGTGAAGTTGCCTTGTCTGATCTCTTTGTTTAACATTTGGACATGTTTAGTTGCTTCTAATTTTTATCATAACTGGGTAGACACTCATTTTCTGGTGGCTCTTGCTAGGCACTGGATCTTATAAGAGGGAAAAACATGTTGCTTATAATGGATTCATCCCTGGAGGGGCAATATGCTAATGAAGATGCTACCAAGCTCGTTGAACTAGCGTCAAAATGTCTACAGTTTGAGGCTAGAGATCGGCCGAATTCTAAGTTTCTTCTATCTTCTGTGGAACCTCTGCAAACTCAGAAGGAGGTAAGTTTTGACTCATTTCCTTGCATGTCTACTTGTTACTTCACAGTATTGTGATTTATGTAAATTCCAACTTTGTGATGATGTAGGTGCCATCACATGTATTAATGGGCATAACAAAAGCGCCACAAGTGTTGCCAACAATGCTTTCCCCACTTGGAAAAGCTTGTGCAAAGATGGACCTAACTGCTGTGCATGATATACTGCTCAAGACAGGCTATAAAGATGAAGAAGGTGCAGAAAATGAGGTATGGTGCAGCTGCTTTTTATTCCATTATTTTATTATGCATGTAATGACACAATAAATTTGAGGATATGCATATTAGCATGTATAAACATCTGTGTATATATGAGCATGTTCTGTTTGTGCATCGACTTTATCCATATTCAGTTCTGCACCTCTAATTAGATATTAAAGCACTTGCCAGTGATATGCATATTGGTCATATTGATTGCCTCCAACCATATCGATCATTATATTTTTGGCAGTCTCATGATGCACTGGAGAATATTTATTGGacattttattttttactttgaaGCTCTTGACAATCTTGAAGCACTTGTTTCTTTAGCTTTCTCAATATTAGTGTTGTATAAATATTAACAGTGCTACTAATTCCCAGTATCAGAAGAAGAATAAATTAAAGTTGGTTATGTCCAATGCCTCTTATTTAATACATATAAAAATGCAGATATTTTACAtgacaaaataattttaaatgtagTAAGAATATATTTCAAGATAAAACAATGTTCTTTCTCTTGTTCATCTAGAAGTCAACATAGTTCATATTTGTGTGCTCTCCTCAATCCATTATGTTTTTTTTCCTGGTGGCTGCAAAATGTGCTTTTTTGTGTCCAAAGGTTGAGACTTTGATTCAGCGATTTGTTGCTTCTACTGCTTACGATTCTTTTTGGAAATGACATTTACTAGGTTCTGGCAATCTTATATTTGATGTATTTCTGTTTTTCACTGTAAATAAAGCTTTCTTTTCAAGAATGGACACAACAAGTGCAAGAGATGTTGAATACAAAGAAGTTTGGAGACATTGCATTCAGGGACAAAGATTTCAAAAGTGCTATTGAGTATTATTCCAAGGTGTGATACTATGAATCTTTGATCATGTTGTATCTCTTTCCTTGGAACTATTCCTGCAACAATTAATTTTGCAATTTTTGTGTAAGGTAGACTTTTTATACTTCAAAATCATTGTTTCGTTCATGTCAATCCTTTCCTTTTTACTCAAATATTAGTTCCTCAAAGTGTTGGAACATGGAAAATTTGTTGAATTAATTAGGACCTGGAAGTTTAAAATCTTTTCTTAATGATCAATCCAGTTAAAAAAAATCCCTCCTCACTTTAAACACTTGGTTCCAAATTTTGGTCTGATTTCGATACTGGTCCATGGGCGGGCCAATTGGTATCTTATAATGATCGGCATACAATACCGTGTATCAGTATTTCCCCATGCCGATCGGTATGGCTTGGTCGGAGCAGAATGAGGTGGAGGAGGTGGCGGCAGGGGAGAAGGATGAAGCAGGGGAAGAGGAAAAGGTGGAAGAAGTGGGTAGAAGGTGGCAAACTGTAGTTTACTGACTTTACTTGCCTTGACTTAGCATCATCCTTTCCAACCAAGTTGCTAATACTCTTGTAGTGAAGAACATCATGTAGGGTTAATATCCAGAAACATATGATGAAACTGCTGACTAATCAAATAAGGCTCTAACAGCCACCTTAAGGCCTCATTGCGTATCATCTTGTATTTTGAGACTCGCCTACAGCTTATATTTAAAGAGgaaagtaaaaaatatatgtCGTGAAAGCGTTCAGTGATTTGTATAGTAAGTATATCAGGACGAGTTTCAGGAATTGTTGTAATTCAATACTTTTTATGACAGTTTGTATGGTTGATTAATTATCATTATGATGCTTATCTTGTTATGTTCATGACAACTTATATATTTTACTTATGCTTCTCGAGTCCTGTATAGCTTATTGGATCATGCAGTTGGAACTGTTTTAGGATCACTTGAATTAAATGTATTAACTACTAAGAGTTACTTTTGCTCTGCAACAAAACCAGTTAGTGGCAATGATGTCGGTTCCATCGGCCACAGTTTTCGCGAGGCGTGGCCTATCATACTTGATGAGTGGTCAACCGGAGCTCGCGCTACGGGATGCCATGCAAGCCCAGGTGTGTATGCCTGAATGGCCAACAGCCTTCTACTTGCAAGCTCTTGCCCTCTCCAAGCTTGGAATGGAAACTGATGCCCAGGATATGCTCAACGATGGTGCTGCCTTCGAGGCCAAGAGGCAGAACGGCTGGCATGGCTAGATGATCTCAGTGCTCTCTCTTCGTTGTGCTTCTCCTAGCAACTCAACAGTGGTTCGTCTTGGGTTGTCAAATGTTGGCTCTTCTTCTTGGGAAACCAGAGCTGTGACCCCCAACAGTGGATGTTGAGAAGGGAATCAGCCAGTGTTTTGTACAAAATCTTCAGGAAAAGAATGATTCAGTTAGTGAAGTTTCCATGGACATTGTATTAGGATCATCATTTATGATGGCATATCGATGTTCTTGTAATCACATGACAGGTGGGGATATTTACATTGACGAGGGTCGATACTTTGAGCAATATTTAGCATGACCCTTAGATCTTTGAATTTTCACTCCTTTGAATTAGCTTTTGACTcttcaatattttattttgaataaagaatgtatatatatatatatatatatatatatatatgtataatacctaaattatatttaaaatatatttaatgttTTTACCATCATAATATTCAGTCTGGTAGATTTATAAATATCTTTTAAAGTTTCAATGTCTTTTTTCCTAcaataaatgacaaaaaaaaaaaaaaacagtaatggcatatatgaaaaaataataaaaacttcTATGAGATGTTATATGGAGCCGTCTCAGAGGTCTTTCTGCAATCTCGCCCCTTTATCTTTAAGCGTCGTGTCCGCACGGCGACGGCCATTCTCAGCCCTAAATCTCTCCTCTCGTCCTCGTGGCTTCCCGACAGAATCCAACGTTCTCTCTGATATTACTTTTTATTCTGTTGTATCTTCAGAATGCTTGCTTTGGGATATGCCCCGTCGATTCTTCCTGGCGGATCGGCCTTGTCAAATCATCCTCGATCTATTAGCGGTTTCGTGGTGAGCTTGTCTTACTTCCTTTTTGTTCTTAATACTAGAAATTGATTCTATAAGCAAATCTTGATGTATTAGCTCGACCCGGTTATCCATCCGCGAATCTGTTTGTTGAATTATTCGGGACTCTTGAACTCGGGTGGATTCTTGTGGGAAGAACTCGTTGTACTATGGCTACTTTGTTCAGCCTGCGATATTTAACCGTAGATGTGCTATTTTCGAGTTTATCTTAGATTTGATTAAAGTTGCATGgacaaaaatatctttttggACATTGGTAATTACTCGACTCTGATGCCTGTTGTCTTTTGGTTCAAATCGTTACAGCATTTGCTTGGGATGTGCAAAATGAGTCCCTCTCTCCCTCTTAATTAGTTTCTTCCTAATCATTCTCTCTTTTGCATGTTTTTGTGCTTTGTCTGATCCGGAGCACCTTATTGTCATTGAAGAGTAAGGATTGTTGGAGACATCTATTCGAGTTTCAGTTCAtgttataattaaaatatcttgCTTTGGTATGCAATAATTGTTTCCAAGAGAAAATGTCTTGACAATAACTTAGAGAGAAAGCAGGAATTAGATTTTGTTCAGATATGGAAATGTTGGTGATTGAACTTAGCTTGGACTTAATAATGTGGGATATCCTATTTATGTCCTGTAACAGGAATCCACAGGTCTTCACAATTTAACTTTGATCGCGATAGGACTTATTTTTGTCACTTATATGAAGCAGTCATTTACATAGAATCTGATATTAAGGCTTCCACTGTTGAAAAGAAATGTTGTTTTAGAGCCTCATACTGAAACATGTGACTCCTTCTGGATCCTAGTATCTGTTAACACTTTTGAAACATGAAATCTATTAAAGCCACCATGATGACCTTGTGTTGCATTATGTACCTTAAAATATAAAGACAAGTTAACCTCTCAAAGAAACTGAGTCACTTTTGCTTCATGTGAAAGACTACACTGCTATTATCTTATCATAATGGAACTTTATAGACTGGCAGATCAGAAGGAACATGACATCTGTTTTTGTACTATGTTTAGCTTAATACGTTTGACTGTTGAAGGATATGTTGCAGCCATGTACAACATTGTCCCTCAGCAATTGAATTGTTATGCATAATCCTCTCTGTATTAAGGGCCTGTTACTTAGAATCTGTGGTCATCTTTGTCACACAATTCTAAATTTTTTGTTTCAACTATTGGAGTGCAGCTCCCTTCCTTTCACCTTTCAGTAGAGAATTTACAACTGTTGTTTTGGAGAGGGTCAATCGGATTTCTTGGTTATAGAATTGAGAGAACCATCATATCTGaatttcataaatttttaaaaagaatTACAATTTTTAGTTGTTGAATCATGAATGCTCGGTCGCTGATAATACATCTAAAATTTGCTTGAAAACAAATACAGTTTTCATCATTCAATTTTAAGATGTCTAATTTCAGGTCTCAGAGCCACTTCTGCGCTACTTATTTTTAAAAAGTTCTTGATAGTTGTTTTGGGTAAATTATTGAGTTACCTACTGTCCTTTTTTAAGTGTCATAGGCATGACTATTCTATGTTATTATTCTACAATTTTAATCTAGCaatgtttctttcttttgtaAAGTTTTCATGAATGCTCGGTCGCTGATAATACATCTAAAATTTGCTTGAAAACAAATACAGTTTTCGTCATTCAATTTTAAGATGTCTAATTTCAGGTCTCAGAGCCACTTCTGCGCTACTTATTTTTAAAAAGTTCTTGATAGTTGTTTTGGGTAAATTATTGAGTTACCTACTGTCCTTTTTTAAGTGTCATAGGCATGACTATTCTATGTTATTATTCTACAATTTTAATCTAGCaatgtttctttcttttgtaAAGTTTTCATGAATGCTCGGTCGCTGATAATACATCTAAAATTTGCTTGAAAACAAATACAGTTTTCATCATTCAATTTTAAGATGTCTAATTTCAGGTCTCAGAGCCACTTCTGCGCTACTTATTTTTAAAAAGTTCTTGATAGTTGTTTTGGGTAAATTATTGAGTTACCTACTGTCCTTTTTTAAGTGTCATAGGCATGACTATTCTATGTTATTATTCTACAATTTTAATCTAGCaatgtttctttcttttgtaAAGTTTTCATGAATGCTCGGTCGCTGATAATACATCTAAAATTTGCTTGAAAACAAATACAGTTTTCGTCATTCAATTTTAAGATGTCTAATTTCAGGTCTCAGAGCCACTTCTGCGCTACTTATTTTTAAAAAGTTCTTGATAGTTGTTTTGGGTAAATTATTGAGTTACCTACTGTCCTTTTTTAAGTGTCATAGGCATGACTATTCTATGTTATTATTCTACAATTTTAATCTAGCaatgtttctttcttttgtaAAGTTTTCATGAATGCTCGGTCGCTGATAATACATCTAAAATTTGCTTGAAAACAAATACAGTTTTCATCATTCAATTTTAAGATGTCTAATTTCAGGTCTCAGAGCCACTTCTGCGCTACTTATTTTTAAAAAGTTCTTGATAGTTGTTTTGGGTAAATTATTGAGTTACCTACTGTCCTTTTTTAAGTGTCATAGGCATGACTATTCTATGTTATTATTCTACAATTTTAATCTAGCaatgtttctttcttttgtaAAGTTCATCCATTTTTAGTTGAATAATTACATTCTCCTAAAATGCCAGGTATGTGGAGCGAGAGGCCCTAGACCTAGATTTCCTCGTGTGTGGAAAACAAGAAAGAGAATTGGAACAATTTCCAAGTCACAAAAGCTTGTTGAATGTGTAAGATTCTAGCATTTTTACTTGTGCAACCATCATAAGATGGTGGATGGGAACCTCATATGCAACCTCTAATCCTATATGCTTGAACCAACTACTTTTACCTGTATTTTCTATTCCTTCATGAATTCCATTTTTAACTGCTCTTTGCTACTCTCGTCATCCTCCTAGTGGAAGTCTCTTTTATAACAAAAAATGTCATAATATTGATGTCTTAAAGAGATATTCATGTACTATGTGATTGCCACTCTTTTTATGTATACTGGATTGGGCTTTTTTCAGGTTTAAGGCATATTCATGTATTACTACTGTCATATGTAGATAAAAATTTATGGATCCATGTAGCTTCTTTAGAATGGAGCTCATTGCATATGGGGAGTGCCTGCAGCATTCAAGATTAATCAATCTCTTAGCAGTGTGAGATAACATCATTTTCAATTTTCTAGCAGAGAAGGTACAACAAATATTTATACAATTTTGTCATTCTGTTCGGGTTCAACATTTTTTGCAAGAACGATGATATTATTTTAACCCAAAGGTTAGGTTCCTGATATATTTGCACTTCTTATATAACATGTCTTATGTGCTTAATTCTGGTCAGCCTAGATATCTGTGGAAGCATGCTTAAGATACTTTGTAACAACAAAAAGCAGTAATAGTGAATTTGGAGCAGCTGTTATGGACCTTGTGAATATGTCGAATGCCATctcaattattttatatattatgctTGTTCTTACTAATCTATGCATTTAGTATCATGAAAGAGAATGATCTTTTTTTATCTCTTGCAATCATAGAATGTTGCTCATCTCCTAGTATTCACACAGATAAAGGAATTATCAAATGTCAAGGAGGAGGTTTATGGAGCCcttgattcatttattgcttgggAGTTAGAGTTTCCTCTTATTGTAGTGAAAAAGGCATTGAAGAGACTCGAGACTGAAAAGGAATGGAAGAGAATAATTCAGGTAAGCGTCAAAATGTCAAAGGAATCATGTAGAAGTTTGTTCTCGTGTAATTATTGTTTAATTTCCTTTTATTCCGTAGCTCCATATATTGGCATGAGCTTTGTGCACCATGCTTGTGCTTTTTATTTGTTAGCTCATCAATTTTGTTTTATAGGTGATCAAGTGGATGTTCAGCAAAGGACAAGGAAAAACCATGGGAAGCTATTACACTCTGTTAAATGCTTTAGCTGAGGATGGCCGACTCGAGGAGGTGGAGGAACTATGGATGAAAATATTTTCAGAAAATTTGGAAAGTTTGCCTCGTGTTTTCTTTGTTAAAATGATTTCAATATATTACAATAAGGGCATGCACGAAAAGATGTTTGAGGTAATATGAATAATCTCTATCTACTAATCTCTTGTTCTGGTCATACTTTATATTATTGTCTCTAAGTATGTTTATATAGACACCTAAGATGCATTGTTGGCTAAGCTAGTTTACTTGTTTTCATCTCTTTTTcacttttttctttaaattagatagTTTCAAGTGATAGATATCCCTATCCTTGATGTCATGGTATGCATCTAAGAAACGGGCTACCTGTGCCACATCTAGTAAAGTTGAGGAAGCTTGTTACTCATAAATAAAGGTGCACCTCTTTTCCTTTAAGAGACTTTCTGCAAGGACAAAATTGTGCAGCCCATGAATCAAAAGTCGAAAGGGACAACAAACCCTCAAACCTAAAATTCTATGTTCCGTTGGTGGCCCTTTGTAGGTTCCTCACTATGCTCACACAACCTTCTTCATGGGAAAGGATAATAGTCCCATGTCACACTATGGTGGCGGAGGCTTGTGGATCTTGAGCAAAAGGCCACTCTTTTCCTTTTGGGTTTCTTTTTCAATAGCAAAATCATGCAGCACATGTGCCAAAATGAATTTAATTCTAGGAGCAACAAATTCTTGATACCAAAATTTGTTCATGGATGATGAGTGGTTTATGTAGGTCTTACTATACTCACACTTCCCTTGATTGGGGTTTTGTTGAGTTATCCATGAAGTCTTAGATAAATAGTCCCCTGTGGGATATTTTGAGGAGGCCCTGTGTCTCATAAGCTAGAGCCCATCCCTTTACCTTTGTGAAACCTTTCCGATGTGAAAATTATGCAACTCATGAGCCAATGAACATATAGTTGGTCCAAAAGAATGGTTTAATTAGTATATATGATAAGTTTGTCTATAGTTATTTTCTATTGTCTTTTCTTAGCTCAAAGTCTTTGCCTTCAAATTACACCTACATTATGCTGTTAGAAGTTACATGAACTATTGTTCTTTCGTAGATGCAGCAAACTTCAAATGCTTTCTCCAAATTGAATTTATGCTCTACTTATAATTTAAAACTGATAAATCTACCCACCCTTTCCAACAAACATGTGATACAATTTCTTTGTTCTTCCAGTACTGCCAATGCCTGTTCCAAATCCAGAAAAAAAGGAGAGTTGTGTTAGTCTATAATAGTCAATCTGAAACTTGATCAGATCTCATGAGCATGGATTTTAATTGTTTGCATTGTTAGCCAACTCGAAATAGTTGAGACATTACAACTTGTTCTTGTTGTTTTATTCTCCGCAAGCAGATTATTCAGGTCTTAATGATGCTGTCATTGGTTTGTCAACTTCATTTAGGTTTTTGCTGACATGGAAGAGTTGGGTGTCAGGCCAGATGTTTCAATTGTAAGAATGCTAGGTGATGTTTTTCAGAAACTAGGCATGTTGGACAAGTATGATAAGCTGAAGAACAAATATCCACCTCCAACATGGGAATATCGTTACATCAAAGGGAAACGTGTTAGGATCCGTGTAAACCAATTGCAAGGATCAAATGTGGAAGGACGCACAAGCTCCGAAAATATGGAGTAAAGGTTGCATAAGCCTCCATCGACATGCAGTCTCTGCACTTTGATGAGCCAAGAATGAGATGATGGATCATTCTGCAGGAGGAACTTTTATGTCAGGGAACTGGTCAGCAATGTAATCAGCACCGCCACTGCATTATGATGGACACTAAATA
Above is a genomic segment from Musa acuminata AAA Group cultivar baxijiao chromosome BXJ3-4, Cavendish_Baxijiao_AAA, whole genome shotgun sequence containing:
- the LOC135636986 gene encoding serine/threonine-protein kinase BSK2-like, which codes for MGCFHSKTTNVQSPDEESLPADKPDLPNGDAGEQDQVPAFKEYGLAELRAATKGFSPEMIVSESGEKAPNVVYRGNLDGGRLVAVKRFSKQSWPDAQQFVTEAAGVGKLRHTRLVNLIGCCAEGDERLLVAEFMPNDTLSKHLFHWDKHPLPWQMRVRVAFYIAQALDHCNTENRRIYHDLNAYRVLFDEDGDPRLSSFGLIKNSRDGKSYSTNLAYTPPEFMRTGRVIPESVIYSYGTILLDLLSGKHIPPSHALDLIRGKNMLLIMDSSLEGQYANEDATKLVELASKCLQFEARDRPNSKFLLSSVEPLQTQKEVPSHVLMGITKAPQVLPTMLSPLGKACAKMDLTAVHDILLKTGYKDEEGAENELSFQEWTQQVQEMLNTKKFGDIAFRDKDFKSAIEYYSKLVAMMSVPSATVFARRGLSYLMSGQPELALRDAMQAQVCMPEWPTAFYLQALALSKLGMETDAQDMLNDGAAFEAKRQNGWHG
- the LOC135636987 gene encoding pentatricopeptide repeat-containing protein At4g21190-like, which translates into the protein MLALGYAPSILPGGSALSNHPRSISGFVVCGARGPRPRFPRVWKTRKRIGTISKSQKLVECIKELSNVKEEVYGALDSFIAWELEFPLIVVKKALKRLETEKEWKRIIQVIKWMFSKGQGKTMGSYYTLLNALAEDGRLEEVEELWMKIFSENLESLPRVFFVKMISIYYNKGMHEKMFEVFADMEELGVRPDVSIVRMLGDVFQKLGMLDKYDKLKNKYPPPTWEYRYIKGKRVRIRVNQLQGSNVEGRTSSENME